From a single Candoia aspera isolate rCanAsp1 chromosome 2, rCanAsp1.hap2, whole genome shotgun sequence genomic region:
- the CNPY2 gene encoding protein canopy homolog 2 isoform X1, with translation MNDWISSTVCLLLLLSSVCTQKSQDLRCGACRALVDELEWEISQVDPKKTIQIGSFRINPDGSQSVVEVPYARSEAHLTELLEHICENMNNYGEKVEPSTHRKNYVRVISFDGTKMDLSETKFDGDVTSRLKFACEHIAEEYEDELIEFFSHEAENVKDRLCSKRTASLSLSKGSCRQVVQTIDLCDHALHLPHDEL, from the exons ATGAATGACTGGATTTCAAGCACTGTCTGCCTCTTATTGCTATTGAGTAGTGTTTGCACCCAGAAGAGCCAAGATCTCCGCTGTGGAG CATGCCGGGCTCTGGTGGATGAGCTGGAATGGGAAATATCTCAAGTAGATCCGAAAAAAACTATCCAAATAGGTTCCTTCCGCATTAACCCTGATGGAAGCCAGTCCGTAGTAGAG GTGCCTTATGCCAGATCTGAGGCTCACCTGACAGAACTGTTGGAGCATATCTGTGAGAACATGAATAACTATGGTGAGAAGGTGGAGCCTTCAACTCACAGGAAGAACTACGTGAGAGTGATCTCCTTTGATGGGACCAAGATGGATCTTTCTGAAACTAAATTTGATGGTGATGTGACATCAAGATTGAAGTTTGCA TGTGAACATATAGCTGAAGAGTACGAAGATGAGCTCATAGAATTCTTTTCCCACGAGGCAGAAAATGTCAAGGACCGGCTATGCAGTAAACGAACAG CATCCCTCAGTCTTTCAAAAGGCTCCTGCAGACAAGTAGTTCAGACCATTG ATCTCTGTGACCACGCCTTACATCTCCCACATGATGAACTGTGA
- the CNPY2 gene encoding protein canopy homolog 2 isoform X2, with the protein MNDWISSTVCLLLLLSSVCTQKSQDLRCGACRALVDELEWEISQVDPKKTIQIGSFRINPDGSQSVVEVPYARSEAHLTELLEHICENMNNYGEKVEPSTHRKNYVRVISFDGTKMDLSETKFDGDVTSRLKFACEHIAEEYEDELIEFFSHEAENVKDRLCSKRTDLCDHALHLPHDEL; encoded by the exons ATGAATGACTGGATTTCAAGCACTGTCTGCCTCTTATTGCTATTGAGTAGTGTTTGCACCCAGAAGAGCCAAGATCTCCGCTGTGGAG CATGCCGGGCTCTGGTGGATGAGCTGGAATGGGAAATATCTCAAGTAGATCCGAAAAAAACTATCCAAATAGGTTCCTTCCGCATTAACCCTGATGGAAGCCAGTCCGTAGTAGAG GTGCCTTATGCCAGATCTGAGGCTCACCTGACAGAACTGTTGGAGCATATCTGTGAGAACATGAATAACTATGGTGAGAAGGTGGAGCCTTCAACTCACAGGAAGAACTACGTGAGAGTGATCTCCTTTGATGGGACCAAGATGGATCTTTCTGAAACTAAATTTGATGGTGATGTGACATCAAGATTGAAGTTTGCA TGTGAACATATAGCTGAAGAGTACGAAGATGAGCTCATAGAATTCTTTTCCCACGAGGCAGAAAATGTCAAGGACCGGCTATGCAGTAAACGAACAG ATCTCTGTGACCACGCCTTACATCTCCCACATGATGAACTGTGA